One Punica granatum isolate Tunisia-2019 chromosome 3, ASM765513v2, whole genome shotgun sequence genomic window carries:
- the LOC116199267 gene encoding transcription factor HEC3-like: MDFNQSKFTNNSWDDHHQHHPHLDHHIAMEEQILHDHHHHHHLPLTALPQFSSFPDFQTNDQHHQHEFTPSLTQLIIPTGSILSGEHVGNQVVEDEDEPEDELGPMKEMMYKIAAMQPVDIDPATIRKPKRRNVRISDDPQSVAARHRRERISEKIRILQRLVPGGTKLDTASMLDEAIRYVKFLKRQIRMLQLNQNTPTSPMFKTGLPSFLSTSSSMGAETESRFDFRVSCVDDASFCFNNSEVISHQ, encoded by the coding sequence ATGGACTTCAACCAAAGTAAGTTCACAAATAACTCTTGGGATGATCATCACCAGCACCACCCTCATCTTGATCATCACATAGCCATGGAAGAGCAAATCCTTcatgatcatcatcatcaccaccATCTTCCATTAACTGCCCTCCCTCAATTCAGCAGCTTTCCTGATTTCCAAACAAACGACCAGCATCATCAACATGAATTCACTCCATCATTAACCCAGCTGATCATTCCGACGGGTTCCATCTTATCGGGGGAGCATGTTGGGAATCAGGTTGTGGAAGATGAGGATGAGCCGGAGGACGAGCTTGGGCCGATGAAGGAGATGATGTACAAGATCGCGGCGATGCAACCCGTGGACATCGACCCTGCGACCATCCGGAAACCGAAACGAAGGAACGTGCGGATCAGCGACGATCCCCAGAGCGTGGCAGCCCGTCACCGGAGAGAGAGGATAAGCGAGAAGATCCGAATCCTCCAGAGATTGGTCCCTGGAGGAACCAAGCTAGACACGGCCTCGATGCTAGACGAGGCCATTCGGTACGTGAAGTTCCTGAAGAGGCAAATCCGTATGCTACAATTGAATCAGAACACCCCGACAAGCCCCATGTTCAAGACAGGGCTGCCGAGTTTCCTTTCGACCTCTTCTTCCATGGGAGCAGAGACAGAGTCACGGTTCGACTTCCGAGTCAGTTGCGTCGATGACGCCAGCTTTTGTTTTAACAATAGCGAGGTAATAAGTCATCAATAA